A stretch of Astatotilapia calliptera unplaced genomic scaffold, fAstCal1.2 U_scaffold_25, whole genome shotgun sequence DNA encodes these proteins:
- the LOC113017883 gene encoding lactose-binding lectin l-2-like — MKMLTVFLHVCVMMTFTHSLSLPEETIMPALPEETIVPDADFWVTPPAPPSTEDDSFGGWHPSCPDGWSMHSQQCLIFVPENMTWDDAQNNCHSHGGQLASVYDDFQAYEIQAELKRAGHDHGEFWVGGHNSPGNPSWSWSDYLGMSAFADFCNGDTAEDEHHCLQITFTEEKSGCLESMDCETELPSICGNIIM; from the exons ATGAAGATGCTGACTGTGTTTCTTCATGTGTGTGTCATGATGACTTTCACACACAGTCTAT CTCTTCCAGAGGAAACAATCATGCCAG CTCTTCCAGAGGAAACAATTGTGCCAG ATGCAGACTTTTGGGTAACACCACCAGCACCCCCATCTACAGAAG atgactcATTTGGGGGCTGGCATCCATCTTGCCCAGATGGATGGAGTATGCACAGTCAACAGTGCCTCATCTTTGTTCCAGAAAACATGACCTGGGACGATGCTCAG AATAACTGTCACTCTCATGGAGGACAGCTTGCATCTGTGTATGATGACTTTCAAGCTTATGAGATTCAAGCGGAGCTGAAGCGTGCTGGACATGATCATGGAGAATTTTGGGTTGGAGGCCATAATAGTCCAGGG AATCCTTCTTGGTCCTGGAGTGATTATTTGGGAATGTCTGCTTTTGCTGACTTTTGTAATGGAGACACAGCCGAAGATGAGCACCACTGTTTGCAAATAACTTTTACTG AGGAAAAGAGTGGATGCTTAGAGAGCATGGACTGTGAAACTGAGCTCCCGTCTATCTGTGGAAACATTATTATGTAA